Proteins encoded by one window of Rutidosis leptorrhynchoides isolate AG116_Rl617_1_P2 chromosome 7, CSIRO_AGI_Rlap_v1, whole genome shotgun sequence:
- the LOC139859805 gene encoding secreted RxLR effector protein 161-like has protein sequence MSQLEYSRVIGCLMYAMSSTRPNIGFIVEKLSRFTSNPNATHWRAVVRGFKYLKAMMDYGITYSWFPSVLEGYSDASCITNIEDHSSKTGWIFLLGGALAATDKEAEWLRNLIHEFPLWQKPISPISNCCESEATLAKAYT, from the exons ATGTCACAACTTGAATACTCTCGAGTAATTGGATGTTTGATGTATGCTATGAGTAGCACACGCCCAAATATTGGTTTCATAGTGGAAAAACTAAGTAGGTTTACTAGTAATCCAAATGCTACTCATTGGCGTGCTGTGGTAAGAGGATTCAAGTACTTGAAGGCTATGATGGATTATGGTATCACTTATTCTTGGTTCCCTTCAGTTTTAGAAGGATATTCGGATGCAAGTTGTATCACCAACATCGAAGATCATTCATCTAAGACTGGTTGGATATTCCTACTTGGAGGAG CTTTGGCTGCAACTGATAAGGAAGCTGAATGGTTGAGGAATTTGATACATGAATTTCCTTTGTGGCAAAAGCCAATATCTCCTATCTCCAACTGTTGTGAAAGTGAAGCTACTTTGGCTAAGGCTTATACCtaa